The genomic segment TGCCATACATCAATTAAATGTGCCAAAGGACCGGCGGAGGGATATTCACCCGGTTTGCGCCCTCTACTGTTCATTGCCGCATTGACATATAGTGGGATGTTATAGATGGAACGGGCTGTTTGTGCCAGTCCTTCCACATATTTGGCATAGTGCCATGCCATGAAGATTTCATCGGTGTAGATGTCTGCCCCGAATACTTCTTGCCAATTGCCTTGCTTTTTACATCCTTGACTTTCCCATTTTTTCAACATTTGCGGATGAAGCGCCTTTTTGTTTTTCTGTAGATAGGTCATGAATTCAGCCGGTACAGGAGCGTTGAATATCTTATTGGCTTCACGTGAATAGTCACGAGCATCTTCCAGCATGCCGATTTCATTTTCTATTTGTATCATAATCACTGTGCCTTCCTCCTTGTCGACCGTTGCTATGTGTTGCATCCATTGGGAAAATGCACGATGATCGGCTTCGTATACAGCCTCGGAAAAAGCGCTGGCTATTTCAAGAGGCTTTCCGCTCTGGGTATATGCACGTGGATACTTCTTGTGGTTTTCTTTAAACCACAAAGGTGCGTAGCAACTCATTGAATTTTTCCAGGCACCGAACCATAAAAAAACAATTTTGAGATCATTCTCTCGTGCTTGTTGCAGTGCTTTGTCTGTAAGCGTGAAGTCGAATTGTCCTTCAACCGGTTCTGTCAGATCCCAATAGACGGGAACCAATACGGTGTTCAAGCCCATCTTTTTAAGTTTCGGGAAAATACGTTCGATATCTTGCGGACAAGCAGCAGATGAATTGCCTAATTCTCCTCCTAATATAAGGAAAGGCATTCCATGCACTACTAGCTGAGTGGCGGTTCCTTGTTTTTGTAAAAAACTGTTTTGACCAATGATGTATTCAATGGCTAAACAGTTTAAAATTAGAAATAGAATTAATTTCTTCATATAGTTCTCAAATAGGCTGTTTGATGAAACTTTACAAAGGTAGTCAACTACTTTTTAATTTACTTTAGAATATGTATCACAAAACTTGTTGTATGTTACATCTTTTGTTTTATATGTTACATTCTTCACTATGATATGTTTTATTTGTAGCTTTTAAGCTTTATGAAGCATCTGGATGCTGCATTTGTGGATGCTGTTTTTGAAATCGGATCATGGATTATAAAATTTGGAAAAACATCTGGCTGAAATTTACAGTTGTTATATGACAATATATTCTGCGGTTTGAGGCGCTGATATGATGAATTTTAATGGGGGTGTTACATAGAAAAAAGAAAAGGTAACATTGAGGGTGAACTTGTAATCCCTATTAAAGAAAGTGTTACGTACTTGGTGGTCCGTATCAGAAGGATTGTCTAATTTTGACCTGTAAATAATTCTAATACAAATATGAAAAGGATATTTTTTATTGTTAGCCTTGTTTTGTTGGCTTGTACGGCTTCGCTGCCGCTTTCGGCTAAAGTCAGACTTCCTCGTTTGGTAAGTGACAGAATGGTGTTGCAACGTGATACGGAATTAAAAATATGGGGCTGGGCTTCTCCCGGAGA from the Bacteroides eggerthii genome contains:
- a CDS encoding DUF5597 domain-containing protein, translated to MKKLILFLILNCLAIEYIIGQNSFLQKQGTATQLVVHGMPFLILGGELGNSSAACPQDIERIFPKLKKMGLNTVLVPVYWDLTEPVEGQFDFTLTDKALQQARENDLKIVFLWFGAWKNSMSCYAPLWFKENHKKYPRAYTQSGKPLEIASAFSEAVYEADHRAFSQWMQHIATVDKEEGTVIMIQIENEIGMLEDARDYSREANKIFNAPVPAEFMTYLQKNKKALHPQMLKKWESQGCKKQGNWQEVFGADIYTDEIFMAWHYAKYVEGLAQTARSIYNIPLYVNAAMNSRGRKPGEYPSAGPLAHLIDVWHCGAPSIDILAPDLYDNGFTDWVARYKLHNNPLFIPEIRLTDNNSVRAFYIFGEHDAIGISPFSIEDGSDSPNSPLVQSYAKLTELMPLLTKYQGKGLMKGLLFDSENKERIIADDDLTITARHFFTLPWDPRATNGSIWPEGGGILLKLSKNEYIVAGSGIVLEFAKTSEKQTIEKQKQLEEDGFALRNDQIKTKHDKFKGMRCGIGYVDEVKVDKDGKLHYVRRLNGDQDHQGRHVRISVGDFKILHVQLYEYQ